ACGCTCAGAGCTTTGCTTTTGCTAATTGGCAgcaacatgtttgtgtattAATAGCAGGTGTGATCACACACCATCAGTATGCAGCAAAGGTTTGTGTTGCTCTCGTCAAAAAGGTGAACTAGTACAGCGTTGAGACACGTGTCCCAGTGATGGAGCCAACAACTCAGGTCCTATTCCAGGGGGGCCGTTTAGCGTCAACTAGGCCGAGACCGGAGGGGAAGTAAGGAAGACCACCGCGcataaaaatgtcaacatttattGCCGTTTCTGAATACCGCACTGAAAGCAAAAGCATTCAGAGTAGACACAGAaattatacaattatatatGGTTTCACAAAGGCAGTGAACACATACTGTATTACAATCTACAAAAATctactttacagaaatttaaaattCTAAATATCAAAAAGTACAGCTGCAGAAACAGGTGTAGAAGTGGAACCAGAGACGGCTCCGTGTATCCGTCGGTGAAACAACATGTGACATCACAATACAAAGAAAGCAGAAGTCATCTTTGTACTTACAGCTGGTTTTGTAAATTACAACTGGTAGAcagaaccaaaaaaaagaaccaattGAATCGAAATGATCATATAAATTATGGTGGTTTTTATGCATCATTCTACAGAAGACGCCTCAACAAGGTAGCAGGTCATTGTATTGTTAGTGGGATTGGTAGTGTATCATCGCAAACAAAATGTGGTTAAAATGATATAAGGACACAatggaaacataaaaaaagtcTCCCCTCTCATGAAGAGAGAAATCAaatttaaaacaacacattttctcaGCCTGGTGGAACTTGGTGGAGTAATTATATAGTTGGTGGTGTTGCTAGGAACAGAAATGGCGGTAGCTCCCATCTTTATCCATTTCATGAATAATCTGGGGCGGGCGTGGTTCTGTTCTGACCCAGGCAGTGTCGCACTGGGCACAAGGGGAACAAAGCGTTGACTTCTCACAATGTCCAAATTGTCGGTGTTGGCGGCAGAAGAAAAGAACCGGCCGAGCATCCCAACGAATACATTGAACAAAGATGTCAAATCCATCCAAGAAACTATTGAAACCAACCAAGTGAAACTTTAAAACAGAGGATAAGAAGACCAGTAAAATATTCcagtttaaaagaaagaaaaacttcaAATGAAAATTTATTTGTATGCCCACATCAATGCCGGGGAGCCATTTATGGAGGAGCGTCCAAAGTGGGACGAGGCGTCCGTCCTGTGTATGAGGTATAGTTGTCCTCATTCCCAGTTACAGTCAAGCTGGATTCATGGTCAAGCTGGTTCATGGTCACGcatggctgcagagagagaggcagggagggcGGGCCTTCAGTCTAGTCCTGCTCCATGGGCTCCTCGGTGGTCCCAGTGTTCAAGGTGGCACTTTCCATGGCGCCCTCTGTAGGAGGTTCAGATGTACTGCTTGAGGGAGCGAGAGCCACGTCTTCTCTGGTTGCTTCTGCGCTCTCCTCTATGCTACAGCTGCTGCTaccgctgctgccgccgccgccgccgctactactgctgctgctgctgctgctgacgggGTCACTgttgctctcctcgctgtctctgcTGGTCTCGGGGCTCTGCAGGACGCCTGCAGGCGCCTGCTGCTCCGTCTGATCCATGTCACTGCCCTCTTCCTGGGAGCCGCATGGCACCTCTCTCTCGGCCTGCTCAGCCTCCGGACTGGAACTCGCACACGCCTCCACCTGCGTGCTGCTCGTTGGTTCTGTGGCAACAGAGTAGATCATGTTTTAGTATTTCGGTTCAAGTAGATTAATGAGCTGCTTAATGAGCTGCTAATGTAAAACCAACCAAAGGCTCAACAAAATGATATTGATGAATAAGAACATAGCGAAGGAGTCTCAACATTAAAAAGGGcattaatcatttaaataataCCAAAAGATATTCAGCTCAACAGGTAATGAAGCGTCACACCGTCTTAATATTCTTAGAAGGTGCAAAATCAAACAGTCCTGCATTTTGAAAAGGttacatttagtttttgttCAACTTCATCGATCATTTCGTTGGctgcagtttttaaaaaggtaacaGAGTATAAATGTGCAGCCAAATGAAGCAGGAGGTATTGAGCAGTTTTCCATTATCTACCTGAGTGAACTCAGCTTTTCTTAAGAAAGTGTGCATGAACAGCCCATACCATAACCCCCCCAAACCCCTATCACAAACAAACCCATTGACACACAGGGCAcgtaagagagagagacacccacCTTGGTCCTCAGCGGCAGCAGCACCGCTGGAGGCTTCATTGTCCCTGCTGTACCcggccttcttctcctcctcgtcgtcctcctcctggaCCATGGCTTCTGCCTCTTTAGAGAGGCAGCTGGCGTGCAAAGGCCTCAGCGTGTCCgcctcatgttcttcatcatcctcgtcgtcgtcgtcaccctcttcctcctcgttctTGCTGAACTTGAGTctcttcacctcctgctgctcggcTTCCATGTCCTCCTCCTTGTCTTCTTGGTGTTTGTTCTTCAGCGAGCCTCCTGACGCTGAAACCTCACTGGGGAACAGAAGCAGGAAGTCTATCAAGTTGATCCCAGTGGGTTTTcgttaaaggggacatattgtgaaaattccactttgatAAGTCTTCTGCCCGTTAAGGTGTCTGGCATGTTCACCAACCTCCAAACGCTGGGGAAATAAACTAGCTTTTTTTTACGATGCCTAGAATTATTACTAAAGAAACTTCAAAGACAGTAATACGACTGAACGTCAATATTCATACAGACAATATGAGGAATGTGAACGCGTTATGGTGGAAACAAGTAGGAGTCTTAAAATGAGCGGTAGGTCTCCTTTAACGGGAGAACAGGGTTGTCTCCGGCATACCTGGAGTCTTTGTCGTCATCTTCTTGTTGTTCTGTGAGGAGGTCTTTGTCGTCTGTGCTGTCTGGCAGGCCGTTGGCCGCTAGTGAGTTGGCCAGAGACAACTTTGGTCGGTTCAGGGGCCGAGGAGTTCCAGGGCCGTTCACTTTCCTAAGAAAACCACAGCCGAACGTGAGAAAGcacaatgaaaaaacaacatctaaACAATCAATGAACAAcatcattgtctgtgtgttttaggAGCAAGGAGCAGATCCGTCCTCAACACAACCTCTCTGTAAAAGCAGACGTGTTCCCAGGAAGCATCACTCCGTTCATTCTGTTGACAGCGCTGCATCCATTTTTTCTGCACAAGcaagttacaaaaaaaagaaacgtcaaAACATGATTCCCAAAACATTGTATTCAGTTAGTTTATTCTAATAAAAGGCGTTTCACTCGGACAAGACACTTACTCTGAGGTCGGGTGCACACAGCTCACCACCATTACATTCTGGACGGAAACAAGGATTTACCAAATGAGTGAGAACAGTTACAAActtggaggagaaaaaggataAACGGCCACGATGATTAGACATACCTTCTCAACCCCCCGAAGAAACTTATCTGTTCCTGTGTAGTTCCTCTTCGGTTCCGTAAGCAGCTCGCACAAACGCTGGATCGTAAATGGAATtctaacatgaaaaaaaaggagataatATATATTGAATGTGTTGAAAACCATCACCACCACTAGAAAGTGGAAATGATATCAGTATTACTGTAGAACAGCTGACAGTCACAGGATCATTTACATACATTAAACAGATCACTCAATTAGGTCCAACTTTCATAATAAATTAGTCTCACGATTATTCACCTGAGTTGGTcaataaattgtaaaaaaaaattaaatttttttGAAGAATAACTCAATACAAATCAATGAAATATCAAACTTCTTGAAGGGCAAGTTTAGGTTGACTCAGCTCCTTTTGATGAAGTTATCACTTTGgatttcatactttaaacagaaaaaatgaatgTAACCCCATTCAGGATCCTGAAATATCAAGAAGCTTCCCACTCAGTATATCAAAGCACTGTCGAATATTAAATCAGAAACCTCAAAGTTTCATAAAACCAGCCATGTCAATAgtgaacacaacaataacaacacataaTGATCGAGGCATTTGGTCTGAAACAGCCTCATTAAAAACCTCCACATAGCTCCCCTCACGCAATAGAGATAAAACCTCCACCCGTCATCAGAAACAATCAATCAACGCCGGCGGATATTTTTTCAGTAAATATCAGTCCATGCtagaaatgaatcattttaatgCAGATCTTTAGAATCGCTCCCACGCACTCGTTCACCTTTTCCACTTAAAGACAACACATCTTGCTGAAAGGTCACCAAACTGAAACAGACGAGTCGAGCAGTAAAGCCACTATGGGGTAATTACGTTGTAGAGTACATATATAAATGAGAAGCAAATTAGGTGCGCTAGCCTAGATGACACCTGTCCACTGCCTGAGTTACACAGGGAACCTGTCAAGTTATATCGGGCTTCCATTTCCTTGTCTGCCCGCCACCATTGACAAACGTGTGCCATTTCAGCTGGTCACCTACCCATTGTAACCCTTCACAATCTTCAGGATTCTCTCCTTCATGTCTTCAAACGGAATGGATTCCACGTTGGGATTCGCAGGACCTCTTTGCTCAGGTGCTGATGCGCTGAAGTCATCCATCACCGTCTCCAATTTAAACAGGAAGTAGTTCTTAAACTGAGACCATTGAACCCTAGAGGGAAAATGGAAAGCGGAACAAGGATTAACGCTTTATTATAAAACGGGGGGGaatggggaggaaaagggaacagAGCACGCAATGGTTGCATGTCACACAGGCCAGTAGAGGCAACAAGACCAACAACACGCAACAAACTAAGAAACAAACGTGTTCTGCAAAGTTAGTCATTTCTGCTGCAGCGCACAGTGGCAATGGTTAAGAACACACGTTGGAGTAAGGTTCGTAAGGAGGGTCTACTGGGTCTACTTACAGGGTCTCTCCAGTCTTGGCAATGTGACATAGAAACTGTTCCAGAAGAGGACATGACTCCGACTTTGCCTTCTTATCAAAATctaagagaaaacaaacacacaccgacatTACGTGGTGCACAAGCCCGAACAGGGGACAGGGTTTCATTTAACCTCCAGTTGTGAAACACCGCTGTGAAGCTCGCTTGTCTTTGCTAGCTGCATTAAGCAGACGACGGTAAGCTTGTTTAACGGGTCTCCGGCGATATCGATACCCGGGGGCATTAAACGTCAGCTATTTACATAACGTAACGGCTAGCGAAAGCCACCTATCGAGCTAAGCTAGGTCCCAGGCTAGCGACAGCTAGCTCGAGTTTAGCGCAACGGGCTAGCATGTGAAGTTAGCTGCAAAAGCGTAGCCGGCAAACGGTGACACCGGCCGGTTATTTCATCTCAGTCAATAATGACCGTCGGCGAATTAAATACGATTATCGGAAGCAAATAAATATACGTTCGAGAGTACGGACAAAGAGACGCATCATGTGTTAGATATCTTTCCTCGCAGGCGAATGAATTGAACCATTTCCGTGAAAGGTTAGCGTTAGCTAGTCATGAGTAGCAGCTAGCAGGCGACATTAGCCAGTTAGCTAGAATTCGTTTGCGTTTCATAATAAAGTAAATCTGGAGGCCCGCGCACGACGCGCCGTCTGAAGAAACACCGCATCTATCGAAATAAATAGAAGTGACCTCGGAGCGCCTCTTGAAGCGAGTCAATTTCCATCACGCCGTTGCTCTCTGTCAGTGTAGCGGACGTAAGAAGCAGACTGGCGTTTAGCTGCTGCTAACTAAGCTAAGAGCGCACAGGCAAAGAGGAGGGAGCATTTTAATATGGCGCCGTGAGGTCACTGCCTGTTCGCCACACACAAGCCGCTGCAACGGCAACCTGCAAAACATGTACATACACAATAACAAAAGATATGCGCTTGTTGACAGGTATGACAGTCGAATGAAATATgactacaatttaaaaaataaaagttttttttatttatatatatggatgCAATGGGTTTGTGTACTTAcactgaggtactagtacaaACTTTACAGTTCCGTCGAattttgaaaacacattttactatATCTTTGATTTCCTTGACTGATTCTGATATTGTCACATTCAACATTGTGTTTTCCTGATACAAACAGAGCGAGTAGGATGGATGTCAGTAAAGTTATTTGACAGATATCAATTAAAGGAAATGAAAGATTCAGGCTGCAGGGAAAAACATTCTACCAAATCTGTGTCACGGTTCTGAACCGGCGCTCTTTGGCAGAGATGAAGTAGTGGTTTCCACAAAGCGTTTGAAGGAGCTGGTTTTGTTGCAGGGTCTTTTTCTGTTATCTGTTATCGAGACGTCTGTACACACATTGATGAACTTATTGCTGGTTCTGCAAACGTGGCCATCTGGCTGACACACAGGAGCTTGGCTCAGAGTGCTGGCAGCAGGGCAGCATGATGGACAGTGTGCGGGACTTCATCCGTACATACGTTTATGTCTTTGGACGGAAggttttgttgcattttagGCTTAAGTGATGATGTGCTAATAATCTGGTATGTTGCTGAAATAGTCCGGGTTTCGGTGGAatcctcggcctcctccaggCCGAGGTCGCGGCGAGGTGAAGAGCCGTCCTGGGACGCAGGACCAGCCGCGGGCTGATGGGCCAGTAGGAGTCTTGGATGAGGACACTTGTTCTACCTGAAGGTTTAAAAACAGACCACTGCTCCACATCATTTATTCCTCACCTCACAAAGTGACTCACCACAAGTACAATACGAGTGTTGCAGTTAAGGCCTCACGTATTTCCACAACATCCACTTATTAGCGTTTGACATGAAGCCACAGTGACAAAACTAATTCAGATTACATAtccattttattattaataatttattGTGTGTAAAATCAGCATGAAGGAATGGATTGTCTAAAGATAAAAGATTAAACCCGGCTGCGCTGTATATTCTACACATCAGGATATGCATGCGCATACATATCCAATAATTGATTGTTACAGTTCATATAAACTTCTACAGACGTAACTTTTACAGAGGCCGACCGATCTTCAATACCAAGTTGACAATTGatccaggcttttttttttgttaaattattTTTGTCAGTTGCTTCTCACCTCCATCCTGCTGCTGACATTTAAATATGCTTCACCACTGCTGTCAGCTGTTGGTGGAACACACAGTGGTGAGTTCAGCATCATAACGAACATATCAAGTCGTGTTAGGACAAAACCTTTTGCATAATTCACCTGAGAGAACCATAGATGAGACTCAGCACATTGCATTGATTTATttagaaacacattttgatGATGCAGCAAAGTCCAGTTTCCGGTTGGAATGACATATTTAGATCATTACACCACATTGAAAGTAATGCTGCAAAAACATGTGACCCGCGTGTTCACATCGGACCATAAACACACATTGAAAACCAAGATGcaccctgaaaacacacacactcatttttcTGTAATAGTAGACATGACTATGGCACACACTCAGCTCTGGTATTTCCACGGTGTATTTAAAAAGCTAGCACTTTTGGTTTCGATTCCCTCGGACAGTGTAGCATCTCACATGTTGCGTACAAACAACCATCCAGTCTCAAATCATTCAGAAAGTGCATTTTAACATTCGTCTTTCTCTCGGTTGGGCTGTATTTAATACTGACAGTGGCATTTTGGCAACTCTTCTCATTCACGCCAAGCTCACCATTCAAGTTATTTGCTGGTTAAACATTCACATGATTGTAGGGCAGCGGTTTGCAGATCTACCACTTTGAGTAGCACAGCTCTTCAAAATGGACTTTGTTGCTCGTGTTCACGGGGGAAATAAAAACCTTGGGTGCTTTTGTCTCAGTTGAGGTAAATTTGCCTTAATTTTTACTTTCAGCCCGCACTTGAGATGCAAATATCATACGGTCATAATTAGTCatagaaatgtattattatcatttttgcAGTACTAGTTTTTTTCCAATGTTCATACGTTATAAAACTGATGTGAAAGTTTGAAGACGACAATAAGGCAAACCTATTCTACGGCATCACTGACCAGCACCGGATGCCTCTGTGTACTTTTCACCCACACAGAGGTTCACCAGACCAAGTCCAGGAAGTAGTACGTGTCGACTGCACAGCAAACACGGAGCCCCCAGTTCGCCGTGACAGGCGGCCCAAGACCAGGGCGTCCACGCCTCCATCGCTTTATTAGTGCGGCCTGACGTGCCGCACCACTTTGTCCTCGAACACCTTCCTCATGGTCTTCTCTATCTGCTTGAGGAAGACCTGAGGGATGCGACCACACAGGGTGTTCACCGTGTCCAGGAACTTGGTCTGGATCGGGTAGAACAGCGACTGGAACATGTTGTCTTCGAAGGGAAACTGCAGGAACAGAATCATGGTCGCGTGTCAGTTGGGATCCCAGTGGCATTTCAGGTTGATGGTCTTTTAAATGGAACGTATCATGAGCTAAATGGTGTTAAGTAGTTCCAACCGTGGGGGGGTGGGGCAAGTCCTGTTCTCTGTTAATCATAAATTACGACCCGGCTCGTCTTTAAGAGGCTTATCTCTGCGCAGCCGGGAGGGGAACTGACTCTGCAGCCGGAGAAGACAAATTCTAAATAtatcaacaacaaaagaaatgacCCAAATTGTTTCATGCGAGCAAGAGAGAATCTGTGTCACAGCGAGAATACTCAAAGCTTCTCTTTCTCAGCAGAGGGCATTAACCAAACCGTGCAACACGTTTCGTATTTATTCAGAAAAGTCCATTAGTTACACCTGGTTTCCTGTGAAAAGGGGGAGCTATGTTGCATGCGTTTGTATAAATCAAGTTAATGTTCTGGCCTGAGGAAATGGGGACTGTGCATGTGACAGAATGGTGGCAGACTGGTGGTATGTTCTCCCCCGTGTGAGCGTGGGTTCTCTCCCCCCACAGACCCCAGACATGCTCACCACAGAGTCAGAGTACAAGGGGAATGTGACTTACATCATGTATTGCATCGTAGACCACTTTGAACGCTGGCTGCTTGTCGTCGTGGTACACGCcgcggttgccatggagaatggacacgccctcctcctctgccccctTACAGTTGCTGCCGTACATGCAGTGATCCGGCCGGTAGTTCCACTGGCATGGAAAGATGAAGAGACACTCTGGGGAAGAACAGAAACACTCGTGTCCT
The Gasterosteus aculeatus chromosome 17, fGasAcu3.hap1.1, whole genome shotgun sequence DNA segment above includes these coding regions:
- the ppp4r2b gene encoding serine/threonine-protein phosphatase 4 regulatory subunit 2-B, which produces MEIDSLQEALRDFDKKAKSESCPLLEQFLCHIAKTGETLVQWSQFKNYFLFKLETVMDDFSASAPEQRGPANPNVESIPFEDMKERILKIVKGYNGIPFTIQRLCELLTEPKRNYTGTDKFLRGVEKNVMVVSCVHPTSEKNGCSAVNRMNGVMLPGNTSAFTERKVNGPGTPRPLNRPKLSLANSLAANGLPDSTDDKDLLTEQQEDDDKDSSEVSASGGSLKNKHQEDKEEDMEAEQQEVKRLKFSKNEEEEGDDDDEDDEEHEADTLRPLHASCLSKEAEAMVQEEDDEEEKKAGYSRDNEASSGAAAAEDQEPTSSTQVEACASSSPEAEQAEREVPCGSQEEGSDMDQTEQQAPAGVLQSPETSRDSEESNSDPVSSSSSSSSSGGGGGSSGSSSCSIEESAEATREDVALAPSSSTSEPPTEGAMESATLNTGTTEEPMEQD